In Thioalkalivibrio paradoxus ARh 1, the following are encoded in one genomic region:
- a CDS encoding FAD-dependent oxidoreductase, with product MSIRVHPWLINALQPFSVSFRVLPWPKTPLTSALQSSPHPCPSVAKSPKHIAIVGGGINGLCCAWELARQGHDVELFERGRLMDETSRASSKLLHGGLRYLETLQLRLVREALAERDQWFERAPQWARPLSIVIPIYGHGKRSRWQFGLGLWLYRRLAAHSPHRDYHWLPAEELTAIDPGLNPNGLIGGYRFTDGQMDDQQLGLWVAEQARQAGARLHEQAPVERIDSQGRLWQQGEEARQFDTVVNVAGPWAEQLARNSGLNLTHGLDLVRGSHIVLNRPCHQAYLAEHPQDRRIFFILPWKEGTLLGTTEVRQALDEPIACSDAEAQYLLDAYGNIVQPAATATEIRERFAGLRPLLRSRGNANHASREYTIERTGKAINVLGGKWTTAPALARKLPAIVR from the coding sequence CCTTCAATCCTCTCCACATCCGTGTCCATCCGTGGCTAAATCCCCAAAGCACATCGCAATAGTCGGCGGCGGTATCAACGGCCTCTGCTGCGCCTGGGAACTCGCCCGCCAGGGCCACGATGTCGAACTCTTCGAGCGCGGCCGCCTAATGGACGAAACCAGCCGCGCCTCGTCCAAGCTGCTCCACGGCGGCCTGCGCTATCTCGAAACCCTACAACTGCGCCTCGTCCGCGAAGCCCTTGCCGAACGCGACCAGTGGTTCGAGCGTGCCCCGCAATGGGCGCGCCCCCTGTCCATCGTCATTCCCATCTATGGGCACGGCAAGCGAAGCCGCTGGCAGTTCGGCCTGGGTCTCTGGCTTTACCGCCGGCTCGCGGCCCATAGCCCCCACCGCGACTACCACTGGCTGCCCGCCGAGGAATTGACCGCGATCGACCCGGGGCTGAACCCCAACGGCTTGATCGGCGGCTACCGCTTCACCGACGGCCAGATGGACGACCAGCAGCTCGGGCTCTGGGTGGCCGAACAGGCGCGGCAAGCGGGTGCCCGGCTGCACGAACAGGCGCCCGTCGAACGCATCGACAGCCAGGGCCGGCTGTGGCAGCAGGGCGAGGAGGCGCGGCAGTTCGACACCGTGGTGAACGTCGCTGGCCCCTGGGCTGAACAGCTCGCACGGAACAGCGGCCTGAATCTCACCCACGGCCTCGACCTCGTCCGCGGCAGCCACATCGTTCTTAACCGGCCCTGTCACCAGGCCTACCTGGCCGAGCATCCGCAAGACCGGAGAATCTTCTTCATCCTGCCGTGGAAGGAGGGGACCCTGCTCGGTACAACGGAAGTGCGCCAAGCCCTTGATGAACCGATCGCCTGCAGCGATGCGGAAGCCCAATACCTGCTCGACGCCTACGGCAATATCGTGCAGCCTGCAGCCACCGCCACCGAAATCCGCGAACGTTTCGCTGGCCTCCGGCCCCTGCTGCGTTCCCGTGGCAATGCCAATCACGCCAGCCGCGAATACACGATCGAACGGACCGGGAAGGCGATCAACGTGCTGGGCGGGAAGTGGACTACTGCGCCGGCTCTGGCGCGCAAGCTCCCGGCGATCGTTCGCTGA